CAGGAGGGTTATCCGATGCCCAGATCTCAAAATCCTTTAAATTTCCACCATAATAATACATCCTTCCGGCATTCAGATATTCAGGATAGTTCCACACCACAATTCTGCTTAAAACAGCAGGTTTTCCGATATCGAAAGTTACCCATTGTGGTGTTATCTGTGTTACATCTGTAAGTGAACACCTTGGCCAGTCAATAAAGTTATTATCCCACATATTCTCTAATGCAGTTGAAGTGTAAGTCTGTACTGCATCTGTTGGAAGTTTTAACGCTTTATACAGCGATTTAGAAAGTGCTGTTTCATACAGTGGCTTTAAGGTAGTATATAAGGTATCACTATAATTTAACCACCTGTCGCGAATAGTAATGGCAAATTTACTGCTAAGTGTGTCCAAACCACGAATTGACTGGTTAATATCTGCCGCAGAAGTGTATATGTTTTTACCCAGCGATTCATATTTACCATTTTTCATGATCATTACTTCAATGGATAAATCGGCTTTGGCCGGATTGCTTGATGTAAAGTTAATCCCTGCAAAATCAGGTATCACTTTTAGGTTTCTGAACACCCCCCTAATTGGATTTTCCAAAGGTTTTATTTTAACAATTTTTGGTGCTGAAGCGACCTCACTTCTGTTTACAGCATAAATCATCACTTCATGTTCATTGGTATCGCCAAAGCCTTCTACCAATAGGCTGCTGCTATAATAAGATGCTTTAACTTCAGCCTGCGTACCATTTGCTAGTTTATATACCGCTTTAACATAAAGCAAATCCTTGTCAGCAGGCAAGGTATAGCTAATTTTTGCATTTGCCGGACCGTTCTCTACTAAAATGTTGGAAACCTGCCCTGGTGGCGTTTCATTCTTTTCGAATGGTATAAGTGCCTCCTGCTTACATCCTATAAATGATACTATCATCATTGATAGCACCCAAAAAAATAGTTTATTAATCTTTTTCATATTTTTCTATTGATTAATGATAATTTTACCATCCAGGGTTTTGTACCAGATTAGGGTTAACTGTCAAATCATAAGTTCTAATTGGCCACAAATAATCACGCGGTGCTATAAAATTCTGATTTAATACCGTTCTCACACGATAATAAGACTGCTCGTCAGGCTGGTTTACACTCCATGCTGTAATGGGCTGGTTAAACATCTCGGCTGCACGTTTCCACCTTCTGATGTCCCAATAGCGGCTACCTTCAAAAGCCATTTCAATTAAACGCTCCTGTTGAATAATCTGGCGCATACCATCTTTAGTGGTATATTTTGATGGATTGGTTGAATAGTTCGTCCATGATGTTTCTACACTTTGTAAACCTGCCCTGGTTCTGATTTTATTAATATAATTATATACATCAGAAGAAGGACTTGACAAAGTCTCATTTAATGCTTCCGCATACATCAGATATAAATCTGCTAAACGGACCTCCGGCCATGCATAAGTTCTGTATGTTGCCCCGCTGTTGCTTTGCGACATATTCCAATCCACCACTTTCTTAACAAAATAACCAGTTTCATTATACCAGCCAAAGTTATTTGCGCCGGCCAATTGTGTAGATTTTGCTTCAACAGTATAGGTATTTTCATCAGAGCCTGAAGGGCTGTCATATTTGTACCAGGTAGCGCCGTCAAATGCTAAATCGGCATAGAAACGTGGCTCTCTGTCAAAATTTAATCTTGCAGTATTATACCCTTCTTTGATGTAAAAACGCTCAGCTTTTACCGCTTTCCTAATAGTATAGCGATTACTGAAATCGAGTGTTTTATCTTCATTGATAGGTACTCCGTTTTTTGAATAAAACATCTCTGCAATCTTAATAGGCGGCGCTAATTGTTGTCTGGCTGATCCTACCGGGATCGGATCTGAACCTTTCATTAAACGTGGCATAGCTACCTGTTGCATAAATGATGATAAACTATTTGGGTTAGCCCAAACATGCTCAGAATTTTGAGCAACTCTTTCCGTCAAAGCTCCTCTGATGGTAAGCTGCCTCAATGTACTGTCAGATAATTTAAACTGTGACCCAGGAAATTGATATAATTTAAATCCTGCACTTTCGGCTGCATCTACCGCAGCTTTTGCCGCATCCTTAGCCTTTATCCATTTATTAGCATCGTATGTAGTATTAAAAAGGGCAACTCCATCTTTATCCCTGAAGCCTGCATAATCTGTATTTCCATTAAACAACGGGCTTGCCGCTGTGAGGAGTAATCTAGCCTTAATTGCAAGTGCGATAGGTTTTGTAATACGTCCCAGCTCATTGGTCCTATCGGTAATAATCATGGGTAAGTTGGTTGTCGCTTCATCCAACAAATTATTCACATAATTTACACAATCATCAAAAGGCATCCTTTTAATCCTTACTTCCTCAACAGATGCATCAAGATTCAGATTTTTATCTACGATTGGAATCGGGCCATACATACGCAGCAGCAAAAAGTTATAATATGCTTTTAAAAATTTTACTTCTGCAATCCAGCGCTGTCTTTCATCCAATTTAAGATCCGGAACTTTGGTTTGATCCTGTACATTATCCAAGAAAATATTACAAGTTCTGATCGCTTTGTATAAACCAAAGTTATCATTATATCCTCCTCCCTGATAACGTCCATTCCATGCATCCATTAATGGATTGTCGGCATTCTGGCTACCTCTGGCTATACGCCAACCATAGGAGATAAATTCCCGCTCTTCTATATTTGACCAGATTTCATCCCCAGCCATAAACCCCATATTATATAATGGTTCGCCGTCTTTAGGCAAAAAGGAATAACAGGTAAATAAATACTTTTCTGCCTCACTTCTTAAGGTAAATGCATTGTCTATTGTGGCCACGTTATCAGGAACGATATCCAGATACTTTTTACACGAGCCCAATAAAACTAAACTCAGCATTAAAATGGTGGCAAACCCCATTAAACCAGGCTTCTTTTTATTTTGAAATAATATTTCGGTACTTTTCATTGTATTTTCTTTAACAATCTTTAAAAACTTAAACTCACACCTAAATTGTATACCGTTTGTACAGGGTAACCTAAACCGTTTCCACCCATTTCGACATCCCATAAGCTAAATGAACTAAATGCGGTAGGATTACTGGCATTTAAATAAAACCGGGTAGCCTTGATTCCAAGTTTGTTTTGGATTCTAGTTGGAAGATTATAACCAATCTCTACCGTTTTTAATCTTAAAAATGATCCATTACGCATCCACCAGGTTGATGTTTGATTATTATTAGCAATAAATTTATCGCTCAATCGTGGCCAGAATGCATATATATCACGATTTTCTTCACTCCAATGGCTCTTGGCAATCACATCAAGAAGACCATTTTGCGAACCTCCGTTAAATACAAAAGGAGAAATATTTTGCGGATTGATAAAAAATGATGAACGGGCAGAACCTTGGAAAAAAGCAGAGATATCAAAACCTTTAAAGCCAAATGTTCCTCCAAAACCATAAATAATTTCTGGTGCTTGTGGTAGTCCGATAGGCACAGCATCCGCTTCTGATATGATACCGTCCCCATTTACATCTCTGTATTTGAGATCACCACCACCGTAATCAAGTCCAGGTTTACCGGCAAACTGCACAGGTGAATTTTTGGCTTCAGCATCGTCAACAAATAGCCTTTCTGCGATATATCCAAAAGTTTGCGTACTTGGTAGTCCTACACGGGAGCGGTATGCCTCATTTGTATTATAAGCAGGCTCATCGTTGATTAAGATTTTATTAGTAGCATAGGTAAGATTACCTCTTAACTGCAAATACATACCGTTTCCAAAAGACTTGTTATAATTAGCCGAAAAGTCAACTCCCCTGCTTTCCATCTCATTGGTATTGGCCTTAACTGCCGCCTGAAGTCCCATTGTACTTGGCACATATACCCTATCTGTTAAAATATTTGAGCGGTTTTGTTTATATACATCAATATTGAGACTTAATGCATCAAACAGGGTCATGTCCAAACCAAGATTGAGTTGCTTAGATTTTTCCCATGTGATTAAAGGATTTGCATAACGAGAAATAGAGATACCATTTTTATAATAAAAGTTATTCTCTCCAAATGTTCCGCCAAAATCTCCATTATTCATGTTTACCTCTGAAAGATAGAAGAAACGATCCTGAGTTCTTCCAATTTGATCATTACCGGTTATCCCATAAGTGGCTCTTAATTTTACATTGCTTAATACTTTGCTCAATGGCTTGAAGAATTTTTCATTTGAGATCAAATAACCCAAACCAAATGATGGAAAGAAACCAAAACGATTATTTGCAGCAAAACGCTCCGATCCATTATAACCAAAATTGAATTCTGCCAGATAGCGATTATCATATCCATAAGTTGCACGTCCGGACACGCCCTGATTACGGGATGGCAACGACAACTGAAGACTTCCTGCATTTGCAGCCAGATAATTCCTCATATTGGTAATCAACATTCCGGTTACCGCGTGTTTCTCTTTAAAAGTATGATTATAATTTACAGCTACTTCTGTATAAAAAGTAGAGTTTAAACTTTTAGTTCCTTCTGAATAATTAAGATATTCTGTTCCTGTAAGTCCATATGTTGGAGGTGCACCACTATTTAATAAGTTGAGCATAATATCTCCACCTGCCGGATTAGGAACAGCTGAATAGTAAAAAGGATTATAATTGCGCGCAATATCAAAATAGGAATACCGGATTACGTAAGACATCAGTCGCGCACTTAAACCTGGTAGTACCCCTTTTAAATCTTGCTTTAGTTCAATTTGTGTTTGTAAGGTTGAAGAATTGTTATCCTGATATCCTTTCACCATTTCTGCGTAAGGATTAATATAAAGTGATCCACTAGGAGAAATTGCGTTACCGAATAGAGGATGTTTGGAATAGGGCTGATAACTTGCAGGATAAACTGCAGGGAACATCACCGGATTTGACCAAAGTGCCTGATTAAAAATCTTCTGACCGCCATTGATTTTATTTCCCTTATCATCAAAACCGCCAACCGGGCCTCTGTAATCATCAAACTGACCATAAACCCTCACAATAGCTTCCGTAGTGTTGGTTAGGTTTATATTAACCGTAGATCTCAATGAATAGTTTCTAAGTTTGATGTTACTATTGAAATTATTGAGATCTGCCACTTTCAGTACCCCATTATCAATATTATAAGTACCCGAAATATAATAGCTTGCTTTACTTCCACCACCCGTTACGTTCATATTATAACGTTGGTTAAATGTATAATCCTTAATTAACTCTTTTATCCAGTTGTTATTAGGATATAAAAGCGGATTCTCACCAGCCGCCGTAGCATCAATTTTAGTCTGCAGGTAAGGCAATATCGCCAATCTACTCCTGGTCAAAGCTGCTTCGTTAGCCAGTTTCATATAAGTAACATTATCTGCGAATTTGAAATTTTTCGTATTGCCGGATAATGAAGTTTCAGCACGGAAAAAATATTTGGTTTCTCCAGCCTGTCCTGCTTTTGTTAAAATCAAAAGTACACCATTTGCACCCCTGGCCCCATAAACTGCTGAAGCAGTTGCATCCTTCAACACGTTGAATGAGGCAATATCATCAGGCTGTAAACGTGCCATATCATTTTGAGTAGATTCTACACCATCAATCAAAATTAACGGATCTTGCTTACCTGCACCGAAACTACCCAACCCCCGAATAAAAAAAGACGCATTATCTGCACCTGGTTCACCGCTACGTTGATAAGCAATCATACCAGCCACTCTTCCTGCCAGCATTGTTGTCAGGTTACTGGTTGGTCCTTTTAGCTCTTTTGGGTTAATGGAAGTGATGGAACTGATCACACTGGTTTTTTTCTGTGTACCAAAACCAACCACAGCAACGTCATTAAGTGTATTCGCATCCGGCTTTAATACTACGCTAATAGTATATACTCCATCACTTCCATGTTCATAGTCAGCAATGCTTTTTGTTACTGCTTTGTATCCCACTAAGCTAAAAAGTAATTTTCCAGATTTTGCAACCTTAATGGTATAGCGCCCCTGATCATCTGTGGATATTCCACGGCTTGATCCAGATACCTTAACGTTTACCCCGGGTAAACCGCCTACAGTATCTCTCACCACCCCCTTAACAGTTACTTCACTTTGTGCAGAAGCAGAAAAACAAAAGCCCGTGAACATTATTATGCCCACAAGCGTTCGGAAAACGCTTCCACGGAAAAATAAACAGCCCGAATTTTGAGCCTTCTTTTTGTAGATTTTTCTCATTGTTTGATTTTAGTTTGATATAGTTTGTCGATTAGTTTATTCATGAGCATACCAATCACCATATGGTCAAACCTTATGATGGCAGATATTCTTACTTTGCAAAACTCAGCTGAAAGCTTTTCTAGTTAGTGAAAGAGCTTGATGATAAATTAGGCAAAATCATCTATTATAGAGATAACTATAAGCAGATGTTATTCTAATGTTTTTAATAGTTTGGTTTTCTTCATATGTGCATTATTATATTTGGTTGGTTGCAACAAATTAACTACTAAAATCCCTATCCGAGTGAGGGGCAATATGGTAATTTTTAGGGGCCAAATTAATATGAAAAGCCTTTCAACTACTCAATTAAACACATTTCATCAAATTAAAACGTTTAACTAACGTTTATTTTTTTTCGAAAAAAAATTATTACTAACGCACGAAGTTTTGAAGAATACAGCAAATGGTTATAATACTTGTTAAAGTTTAGATACCCTCTGGTTTCGATGACATTATAATATAGCAGGATTCTAAGTCCTTTAATTCGAAATTATGATCCAGCCATCGTCAAAAAGTTATGATATACTTCATAAACCACTTTGTAATGGGCTTGTTGTTCTTATCTTTGTAAGCAATTTTGGCGTTGCCATTATTTGGTTGGGCAAAATCAGTCTGTAAGAAAAACTGTTACCTTCCTTTAATATCAATCTTAGCATTAAAAACTACTTTAAAAACAATACAATTATAATGTCTGACGAAAAAATAATCTTTTCAATGGCAGGAGTAAATAAAATTTACCCTCCACAAAAACAGGTTTTAAAAAATATTTACCTTTCTTTCTTTTACGGGGCTAAAATCGGGGTTATCGGTTTAAACGGCTCTGGTAAGTCATCTCTTTTAAAAATTATTGCTGGTTTAGATAAATCTTATCAGGGCGAAGTGGTTTTCTCACCAGGTTATTCGGTGGGTTATTTAGCGCAAGAACCGATCTTAGATCCAGAAAAAACCGTT
The nucleotide sequence above comes from Pedobacter riviphilus. Encoded proteins:
- a CDS encoding DUF5000 domain-containing lipoprotein yields the protein MKKINKLFFWVLSMMIVSFIGCKQEALIPFEKNETPPGQVSNILVENGPANAKISYTLPADKDLLYVKAVYKLANGTQAEVKASYYSSSLLVEGFGDTNEHEVMIYAVNRSEVASAPKIVKIKPLENPIRGVFRNLKVIPDFAGINFTSSNPAKADLSIEVMIMKNGKYESLGKNIYTSAADINQSIRGLDTLSSKFAITIRDRWLNYSDTLYTTLKPLYETALSKSLYKALKLPTDAVQTYTSTALENMWDNNFIDWPRCSLTDVTQITPQWVTFDIGKPAVLSRIVVWNYPEYLNAGRMYYYGGNLKDFEIWASDNPPADGSFNNWVMIGSYKSTKPSGSAYGVQTSEDYAFANAGISYTFGAVGKKFRYLRIKSNKNWQGTTFQSISEIQCYGDPR
- a CDS encoding RagB/SusD family nutrient uptake outer membrane protein, with translation MKSTEILFQNKKKPGLMGFATILMLSLVLLGSCKKYLDIVPDNVATIDNAFTLRSEAEKYLFTCYSFLPKDGEPLYNMGFMAGDEIWSNIEEREFISYGWRIARGSQNADNPLMDAWNGRYQGGGYNDNFGLYKAIRTCNIFLDNVQDQTKVPDLKLDERQRWIAEVKFLKAYYNFLLLRMYGPIPIVDKNLNLDASVEEVRIKRMPFDDCVNYVNNLLDEATTNLPMIITDRTNELGRITKPIALAIKARLLLTAASPLFNGNTDYAGFRDKDGVALFNTTYDANKWIKAKDAAKAAVDAAESAGFKLYQFPGSQFKLSDSTLRQLTIRGALTERVAQNSEHVWANPNSLSSFMQQVAMPRLMKGSDPIPVGSARQQLAPPIKIAEMFYSKNGVPINEDKTLDFSNRYTIRKAVKAERFYIKEGYNTARLNFDREPRFYADLAFDGATWYKYDSPSGSDENTYTVEAKSTQLAGANNFGWYNETGYFVKKVVDWNMSQSNSGATYRTYAWPEVRLADLYLMYAEALNETLSSPSSDVYNYINKIRTRAGLQSVETSWTNYSTNPSKYTTKDGMRQIIQQERLIEMAFEGSRYWDIRRWKRAAEMFNQPITAWSVNQPDEQSYYRVRTVLNQNFIAPRDYLWPIRTYDLTVNPNLVQNPGW
- a CDS encoding SusC/RagA family TonB-linked outer membrane protein, with product MRKIYKKKAQNSGCLFFRGSVFRTLVGIIMFTGFCFSASAQSEVTVKGVVRDTVGGLPGVNVKVSGSSRGISTDDQGRYTIKVAKSGKLLFSLVGYKAVTKSIADYEHGSDGVYTISVVLKPDANTLNDVAVVGFGTQKKTSVISSITSINPKELKGPTSNLTTMLAGRVAGMIAYQRSGEPGADNASFFIRGLGSFGAGKQDPLILIDGVESTQNDMARLQPDDIASFNVLKDATASAVYGARGANGVLLILTKAGQAGETKYFFRAETSLSGNTKNFKFADNVTYMKLANEAALTRSRLAILPYLQTKIDATAAGENPLLYPNNNWIKELIKDYTFNQRYNMNVTGGGSKASYYISGTYNIDNGVLKVADLNNFNSNIKLRNYSLRSTVNINLTNTTEAIVRVYGQFDDYRGPVGGFDDKGNKINGGQKIFNQALWSNPVMFPAVYPASYQPYSKHPLFGNAISPSGSLYINPYAEMVKGYQDNNSSTLQTQIELKQDLKGVLPGLSARLMSYVIRYSYFDIARNYNPFYYSAVPNPAGGDIMLNLLNSGAPPTYGLTGTEYLNYSEGTKSLNSTFYTEVAVNYNHTFKEKHAVTGMLITNMRNYLAANAGSLQLSLPSRNQGVSGRATYGYDNRYLAEFNFGYNGSERFAANNRFGFFPSFGLGYLISNEKFFKPLSKVLSNVKLRATYGITGNDQIGRTQDRFFYLSEVNMNNGDFGGTFGENNFYYKNGISISRYANPLITWEKSKQLNLGLDMTLFDALSLNIDVYKQNRSNILTDRVYVPSTMGLQAAVKANTNEMESRGVDFSANYNKSFGNGMYLQLRGNLTYATNKILINDEPAYNTNEAYRSRVGLPSTQTFGYIAERLFVDDAEAKNSPVQFAGKPGLDYGGGDLKYRDVNGDGIISEADAVPIGLPQAPEIIYGFGGTFGFKGFDISAFFQGSARSSFFINPQNISPFVFNGGSQNGLLDVIAKSHWSEENRDIYAFWPRLSDKFIANNNQTSTWWMRNGSFLRLKTVEIGYNLPTRIQNKLGIKATRFYLNASNPTAFSSFSLWDVEMGGNGLGYPVQTVYNLGVSLSF